A window from Bubalus kerabau isolate K-KA32 ecotype Philippines breed swamp buffalo chromosome 5, PCC_UOA_SB_1v2, whole genome shotgun sequence encodes these proteins:
- the LOC129652735 gene encoding ankyrin repeat domain-containing protein 30A: MITEEEQGKLDEDENNHAQVEEEKKHKSSEVEVSENICDAADENGLFQQRKSGGKSNQEFPAMQNEGSDRFTLNQEEKNRRNAEMLYEKMREHLRKEDQYSKEVEVKQHLEVTFQAVEVIVKTERNNLNQVYDSCEETEDLLHKKLMLQEEIAMLRLEIDALKNQHQEKEENYFEDIEILKVKNDDL, encoded by the exons ATGATAACAGAGGAAGAACAAGGAAAACTTGATGAAGATGAGAATAACCATGCACAG gttgaagaagaaaagaagcacaAAAGTAGTGAAGTGGAAGTATCAGAGAACATATGTGATGCTGCTGATGAGAATGGATTGTTTCAGCAGAGAAAGAGTGGAGGAAAGAGCAACCAAGAGTTTCCTGCTATGCAGAATGAGGGTTCTGATAG ATTCACCTtaaatcaagaagaaaagaatagaagaaatGCCGAGATGTTATATGAAAAAATGAGGGAGCATTTAAGAAAAGAAGACCAATATAGTAAAGAAGTTGAAGTGAAACAGCACCTAGAAGTCACTTTCCAAGCAGTAGAAGTGATAGTGAAGACTGAGAGAAATAATCTGAATCAG GTTTATGATAGTTGTGAAGAAACAGAAGACCTGTTGCACAAAAAGCTCATGCTGCAGGAGGAAATTGCCATGCTAAGACTGGAGATAGATGCACTGAAAAATCAGCatcaggaaaaggaagagaactaTTTTGAGGATATTGAAATTCTCAAAGTAAAGAATGATGATCTTTAA